The Cyclobacteriaceae bacterium DNA segment TCAACAAAGCCTAGACTTGCACCGCCTTTCTCGGAGATGGTGGTGTTCTTAATGATTTCCTTGTATAGATCTTTCAGACCGTCTTTATCCAATCCGTTGATGTGTTCAAGTTTTTTCTGAAGGTTGGGCACATTTGCCTTTCGTATGGGATTGCCCGCCATGATGGAGTAACGGTTGGCCTGTCTTCCAATCAGGAAGATTGCTGCGTGGCTGCGTGTTTCGCCATCTACCAGTTCATCGCTGTGCTTTACAATATTTTGCAGGGCTTCCACCATCACGTTAAACACCTTGCGCTTGGTGCTTGATTCTTCACCGGAAGAATCAAGATTACGCTCGGCCATGGCCAGAATGGATTTTGTTGTTTCCTGGGTGAAATCGCCCTGGTACACCAGAATCAGTTTTTCTGACATCATGGTTCGGTGTAGTTCGTAAATGAAATTCATGGTTCTATGTTATGATTAGGGTTTCGAATTTATTAAGATTTGGTTCAAAAACATGGTTTATTTGTATCTAAATAGCAGTTTTTCCTACATCGGCTAAAACTTAATACCAATCAGCAACACATCATCGGTCTGCTTGGTATCCCCGCGCCAGCTTTCCCACTCCTGATCAAAGATACCGGAAGCCTCCAGCATAGGCATTTTGTGTACGCGTTCAATAATTTCGCGCACACGCTTAGGGCCAAACTTACGGCCTTCAGGGCCTCCAAACTGGTCGGGGTACCCATCTGAGCTAAAGTATATGGAGTCACCCTTTTTCAGGGTAAGCTTGGTATTGGTAAAGTTTGTTTGATTTTTGAAGATACCCCCACCGATCGGAAACTTATTACCTTTTACTTCTTCCATTACGCCATTTCGCATAATGTATAGGGGTCGGTGTGCTCCGGCATACTCAACCTCGCGAGTATCCATGTTCACCTTACATAGGGCTATGTCCATACCATCTTTGGTAGAAGCATCTTCATCCTGACGCAGGGTTTTGGTTACACCTTCATCCAGCAAGTCAAGAATAACACCCGGGTCTGTAACCTTACGGCTTCGTACAATATCGTTCAGCAGGAAGTAGCCAATCAACGACAACAAGGCCCCCGGTACACCGTGACCGGTACAATCCACAGCGGCAATGTAAATGTCGTTTTTGATTTGCATGAACCAAGGGAAGTCACCGCTTACCACATCGCGCGGTTTGTATAGGATGAATGAATCAGGTAGTGTTTTACTGATTACGCGTGAGTTAGGAAGAATTGCCGTTTGAATGCGTTTGGCGTAATTGATACTCTCAGTAATCTTCTTGTTCTTATTCTGAATCTCCAATTCAATCATCTTCCGCTCGGTAATGTCGTGCGAAACCACCAGCACGGATTCAAGTTTATTGGATTCATCAAATTCAGGAATGGCGTTTACCTGCATCACCCGCTTACCCAATTCAGAAGGGAAATCCATTTCTGTGGCCACTGTTTCGTTGGTGGCATTCACTTGCTCTACAATACGTAACCAGCTTTCCAGAATGGAGGCGTCCAGACCTGCCTCTTTGTATTTCTTGTTTAGGTAGTCATTCGGGCCTTTGCCGGTGTAAGACTCAATTACCGGGTTGATGTACGAAATGGACTCATCTTCCAATCGGGTAATCAGGTCGGGCGAGTTTTCAGAAAGCGCCTGCATCTTACTGCGCATGCGTTGTTCTTGCTCGGCTCTTCTGCGTTCAGTAATGTCGCGTGCATTTAAAATGTAGCCGTGAATGGCCGTGTTCGACATGAAGTTGGTACCGGTTGCTTCAATCCAGATGTACTGGTTATCTTTTGTTTTATACTCGAATTGCACAGTAACTTTTTCATCCGGATTTTCTTTCATCCGTGCAAACAGACTGATATAAACATCCTTGTAGTCTGGATGAACTTTATCAAAGTCGCTTTTGCCGATCAATTCTTTCTGACCATAACCTAAGATGCTCTCCACAGAAGGGGAGATGTAGCGAATGGTTTCGTCCTCTTCGTAAATGGTAATAACCTCCGATGCATTTTCAAGCAGTAGTTGCATCCGCTTTTGGGTGCGGTTTACTTCTTCTACCTGGTGTTCAAGCTCCGTATTGGTGCGCTCCAGTTCTTCCTGGGTAGCCTGCATCTCTTCTGCATTCTGGCGCAACACTTCCTGCTTCTCCTGCAGTTCGGCACTCATGGCCTGTGATTCTTCGAGGAGTTTGCGTGTGCGCTCATTCACCTTGATGTTGAAGATGGTGCGGGCAAGAATCAAACTGAGTTCCTGAACAAATTTTATCTGTGACGGATCAAATCTTTTCAGGGCAGCATATTCCAATACACCGTAAACTTCTTCATTGGTGATTAGGGGCACAACCAGTATACACGTAGGGCGTTGATCGCCAAGAATCCCCGAAGTAAGTGTTACGTATTCATGCGGAATTTCAGTGCGCAGCACAATGTCTTTTTCAACAGCGGCTTGGCCAACCAATCCTTCCGCAAATTTGAATTTGGTTTTCAGGTATTTCTTACGGCCATAGGCATAGCTGGCCCGCATTTCAATGATTGGTTCACGCCCTTCATCATCTACTACATAAAAGGCACCTTGTACGGCTCCAATTTTATCCAGAATAAATTTCACCACATCATCGCTGAGTGAATCTATGGAATCATGAAGCCTGAGCATTTCACTGATTTCAGCAACGCCACGAACAATCCAGTTGCGCTCGGTGTCTCTGCGTTCATTGTCGATCAGGTTTTGGCGCATGTTCAGCAACGACATACCCAACAAGTCGTTATCACTGGCTGGCGTAAATTCAGTATTGTACTTGCCTTCTCCGATCTTTTGGGCAAAGTCAGCATTGCGTCTTAGCGACTTAGTAAGGTCATTGATTTTTGAGGCCATTTTACCGAACTCATCCAGGTGAATGTTGTCAATTGTTTCCGGCAACACACCTTGTGAAATCAATTCGAGTGCATGGCGCATGGTATTGATAGGGCGAAGCAATGAACGGGCGTATAGTATACTGGCTGCAATGGCTACCAGTACGATGCAGATGCCAACCGTTATAAAAATCTGAAGCAATGATCCGGCATCGCCACTGGCTTCATCAGCATCCATTTTGGTAACCAATGCCCAACCGGGTTGATTGAGTTTACGCCATACCTGTATTACTTCTTTGTTTTGGTAATCTATACCGGTTCCTGATCCTTCGGCAGTTCCTTCCAGCGCACTGCGGAAGGCATCAACTGCTTTATCGGTAGTGTTGTATAATTTAATGGCAGCCTGGGGTTCGGGCCGCACCGGACTTACCAGCAGAATTTTTTTATTGACCTCATCCAGCTTTCCAATCAGCACTTCACCGGTTTTGCCTAATCCACGGTAGTCGGTAAGTGATTTATACAAATTATCCAGACTTTGTTTAGCTACGATCAGTCCATCGCCACTTGTCGTTTTGGCCGGAGCAAGCACGAAAAGAAAGTACTTGCCATTTTCTTTAAACACCGGGCTGAAATGAACACCGAGGTGTCCTGCTGCAAAACTTGAACCATCCGGATCAAGAAAAGTCCTGCTTTCAAGCGTTGTATCTGATGATTCGAGAATGGCACCATTCAAGTTAGTGAGGTGAATAAAATCAAAACCAAAAATTTGTTGCTGACGAATTAGATATTCAGCACCTGAATTCAATGAATCCAAACCGGTTTGAACGGATGTAATGGCACGCGCAGTTGTTTCAAAAAACTGGTTGATGTGCGTAGCCTTTGCATCAGCAATGGCTTGTAAGCTATACTGATATTTGTCGCGAGTAGCCTGTCGGTTAATATCAAATGAGAAAAAACTTATGGCGCTCACTGCAGCAAGGCTGATGATGAGTACCAGTATGGTGATTTTAGAGGTGATGTCGAGATCGTTAAATTTTGCGAGCATGCGTCCTTAATTTTTTGAACCTGAATTTTCTGCCATTACCTGCGCGGCAGCTTCTGCAAATTTTTGTTTAGCGGAATCGAATGGGGTGAATGAGGCCAGTTCGAAAACACCCACTACTGTATTTTCTTTCTTGATCGGTACAATTAACAGGTAACGGGGTGAAGCTTGGCCTAACCCGGAAACAATGTTGATGTAACCTTCGGGGACTTCGTCAATGTATAGCGACTTTCCTGAAGCCACTGCCTGTCCGATCAGGCCATCGCCTGAATCAAATTCAATGGTTTTTCCTTCCTCCAGGGTAAACGCATATCCGTCAACAAATTTGGCGGTTATGGTATCGCCTTGACT contains these protein-coding regions:
- a CDS encoding SiaB family protein kinase; amino-acid sequence: MNFIYELHRTMMSEKLILVYQGDFTQETTKSILAMAERNLDSSGEESSTKRKVFNVMVEALQNIVKHSDELVDGETRSHAAIFLIGRQANRYSIMAGNPIRKANVPNLQKKLEHINGLDKDGLKDLYKEIIKNTTISEKGGASLGFVDMARKSGEKLEFSFPEMNADYCFFCLKVNVPRGDE
- a CDS encoding PAS domain S-box protein — protein: MLAKFNDLDITSKITILVLIISLAAVSAISFFSFDINRQATRDKYQYSLQAIADAKATHINQFFETTARAITSVQTGLDSLNSGAEYLIRQQQIFGFDFIHLTNLNGAILESSDTTLESRTFLDPDGSSFAAGHLGVHFSPVFKENGKYFLFVLAPAKTTSGDGLIVAKQSLDNLYKSLTDYRGLGKTGEVLIGKLDEVNKKILLVSPVRPEPQAAIKLYNTTDKAVDAFRSALEGTAEGSGTGIDYQNKEVIQVWRKLNQPGWALVTKMDADEASGDAGSLLQIFITVGICIVLVAIAASILYARSLLRPINTMRHALELISQGVLPETIDNIHLDEFGKMASKINDLTKSLRRNADFAQKIGEGKYNTEFTPASDNDLLGMSLLNMRQNLIDNERRDTERNWIVRGVAEISEMLRLHDSIDSLSDDVVKFILDKIGAVQGAFYVVDDEGREPIIEMRASYAYGRKKYLKTKFKFAEGLVGQAAVEKDIVLRTEIPHEYVTLTSGILGDQRPTCILVVPLITNEEVYGVLEYAALKRFDPSQIKFVQELSLILARTIFNIKVNERTRKLLEESQAMSAELQEKQEVLRQNAEEMQATQEELERTNTELEHQVEEVNRTQKRMQLLLENASEVITIYEEDETIRYISPSVESILGYGQKELIGKSDFDKVHPDYKDVYISLFARMKENPDEKVTVQFEYKTKDNQYIWIEATGTNFMSNTAIHGYILNARDITERRRAEQEQRMRSKMQALSENSPDLITRLEDESISYINPVIESYTGKGPNDYLNKKYKEAGLDASILESWLRIVEQVNATNETVATEMDFPSELGKRVMQVNAIPEFDESNKLESVLVVSHDITERKMIELEIQNKNKKITESINYAKRIQTAILPNSRVISKTLPDSFILYKPRDVVSGDFPWFMQIKNDIYIAAVDCTGHGVPGALLSLIGYFLLNDIVRSRKVTDPGVILDLLDEGVTKTLRQDEDASTKDGMDIALCKVNMDTREVEYAGAHRPLYIMRNGVMEEVKGNKFPIGGGIFKNQTNFTNTKLTLKKGDSIYFSSDGYPDQFGGPEGRKFGPKRVREIIERVHKMPMLEASGIFDQEWESWRGDTKQTDDVLLIGIKF